In Colletotrichum destructivum chromosome 8, complete sequence, the following proteins share a genomic window:
- a CDS encoding Putative lysophospholipase, catalytic domain, Acyl transferase/acyl hydrolase/lysophospholipase — protein sequence MILSSLLAVAAVAVPVWAVDPIKPMAAGLFMEALDPRALPDSPSGGYAPSIVDCPAARPTIRSASALSPNETAWLPRRRNATVEHMRDFLTRANIPNFDAGAYIDRAGSSSSRLPNIAIAVSGGGYRALMNGAGFLAAADSRTPNSTSAGGIGGLLQSATYLAGLSGGGWLVGSIFTNNFSTVTDLQRGSQGSSVWKFDRSIFSGPRESGLSILNTAEYWRDVARQVSAKDEGFEVSITDYWGRALSYQLVNATDGGPAYTFSSIADSPDFQSGEQPFPILIADGRAPGERIISLNATVYEFNPFELGTWDNTAFGFAPLRYLASNFSAGRVPDNGSCVRGFDQAGFVMGTSSTLFNQFMLQNISSAGLPDFIQSALTSILNILDQDNNDIAQYVPNPFFGWNPRTNLNANQTQLSLVDGGEDLQNIPLHPLIQPNRAVDVIFAVDSSADTNFNWPNGTALRATYDRVAEPIANGTLFPPVPDANTFINLGLNRRPTFFGCDASNFTLRGAQRVPPLVVYIPNAPYVAHSNVSTFVPSYELPQRDAIIQNGYDSATQGNSTLDAQWPVCVACAVLSRSMDRARETVPEACTACFQRYCWNGTLDTRDVEYNPDFSIGNIEVNSPAARAGASLVAGVVSVAAVVMLVI from the coding sequence ATGATACTCTCATCTCTGCTGGCAGTGGCCGCCGTGGCAGTCCCGGTGTGGGCGGTCGATCCCATCAAGCCAATGGCGGCCGGTCTTTTCATGGAAGCCCTGGACCCCCGCGCCCTCCCGGACTCCCCCTCGGGAGGCTACGCCCCGTCTATCGTCGACTGTCCGGCCGCCCGTCCCACTATCCGGTCCGCTTCCGCTCTGTCGCCCAACGAAACGGCATGgctcccccgccgccgcaacgCCACAGTCGAGCACATGCGCGACTTCCTCACCCGCGCCAACATTCCCAACTTCGATGCCGGCGCTTACATCGACCGCGCCggctcatcgtcgtcccGACTGCCCAACATTGCCATTGCCGTGTCCGGAGGCGGTTACCGTGCGCTCATGAACGGCGCCGGGTTCCTGGCCGCCGCTGACAGCCGCACGCCCaactcgacctcggccggtggcatcggcggcctcctccagTCCGCCACCtacctcgccggcctctcgggcggcggctggctcGTCGGCTCCATCTTCACCAACAACTTCTCAACCGTCACCGACCTGCAGCGCGGCTCGCAGGGGTCCTCCGTTTGGAAATTTGATCGCTCCATCTTTTCCGGCCCCCGCGAGTCTGGCCTCTCCATTCTCAACACGGCCGAGTACTGGAGAGACGTCGCGCGCCAGGTCAGCGCCAAGGACGAGGGATTCGAGGTCTCCATCACCGACTACTGGGGCCGCGCCCTCTCGTACCAGCTCGTCAACgccaccgacggcggcccGGCCTACACCTTCTCTTCCATCGCCGACTCTCCCGACTTCCAGTCCGGCGAGCAGCCGTTccccatcctcatcgccgacggTCGTGCCCCCGGCGAGCGCATCATCTCGCTCAATGCCACCGTCTACGAGTTCAACCCCTTCGAGCTCGGTACTTGGGACAACACGGCCTTTGGCTTCGCGCCACTTCGCTACCTCGCCTCTAACTTTTCCGCGGGCCGCGTCCCCGACAATGGCTCCTGCGTCCGCGGCTTCGACCAGGCCGGTTTCGTCATGGGCACCTCGTCGACTCTCTTCAACCAGTTCATGCTCCAGAACATCTCGTCCGCCGGTCTCCCCGATTTCATCCAGAGTGCCCTCACGAGCATTCTCAACATCCTCGACcaagacaacaacgacatCGCCCAGTACGTGCCGAATCCCTTTTTCGGCTGGAACCCGCGCACCAACCTCAACGCCAACCAGACCCAGCTctcgctcgtcgacggcggcgaggatctCCAGAACatccccctccaccccctgATCCAGCCCaaccgcgccgtcgacgtcatcTTCGCTGTCGACTCCTCGGCCGATACCAATTTCAACTGGCCCAACGGCACCGCCCTGCGCGCCACCTACGaccgcgtcgccgagcccATTGCCAACGGCACCCTTTTCCCCCCCGTGCCCGACGCAAACACCTTCATCAACCTCGGCCTCAACCGCCGCCCGACCTTCTTCGGCTGCGACGCATCCAATTTCACCCTCCGTGGCGCACAGCGCGTGCCGCCGCTCGTCGTATACATCCCCAATGCGCCCTACGTCGCCCACTCCAACGTCTCTACTTTTGTCCCCAGCTACGAGCTGCCCCAACGCGATGCCATCATCCAGAACGGCTACGACTCAGCAACCCAGGGCAACTCCACCCTCGACGCCCAATGGCCCGTCTGCGTTGCCTGCGCCGTGCTCTCGCGCAGCATGGACCGCGCCCGCGAGACGGTCCCCGAGGCCTGCACTGCCTGCTTCCAGCGCTACTGCTGGAACGGCACACTTGATACCCGCGACGTTGAGTACAACCCCGACTTCTCCATCGGTAACATCGAGGTCAACAGCCCCGCTGCGAGAGCGGGCGCCAGTCTGGTGGCGGGTGTCGTGAGCGtcgcggcggtggtgatgctCGTCATCTGA
- a CDS encoding Putative BRCT domain, microcephalin, BRCT domain superfamily, producing the protein MEPQSPPKRITRSRAAKVGDITTTSTKTTRIVTAAAKAKATATTTSTAPPRSTSTKRKTRADDVEEEEHDQQSQQSEPAPRATRPTRGRPRKITEDTAEPVASSSSSSSSVAPGRATRARAAARKVSTTEPAAPKEEPVKPTRGRPRKAATEDVPAKDAEPVKRTARTRAAPVTTSKPAVKKTVTFQEPEKENIAPDASKKTTDKSATATGLRARPVRKPPVPKAPRSIKVAAAAAAAGAASTSKPEKTPLSPKKVTQVPMPRDCSEDELAGPDTPPRPMMKSPTKLPASALASSHKLNLLPVEKSTDTEEHADDDENGAKSETQEDKTTHALASPAKRLPASPYRDSMKSPAKRAEGVSLLKPGCGVNSGGEGVSASPLKASLLQSPAKRPQSAMKPFSLMPTNEGEKKVSNFKASLLQSPAKRPLSPIKGMKPLETSEQIHSPATKPLLLSTPTALRPVKRSSEKLMAEESNAQYDEEDDELDEVAEAMLNESIHLEEPMQFPGRLSAVLPRHADPALKKNMPVFEAAKQQAEQVEQAAESDVFTDATTEDVQGLDAEPMVLDDEPEFQPQSEQSVQAPQLSLDAPSGLFGLRQKDMDPFHSTDSDSDDELANSPRVSAAHNLVPATPTPANSRRSLAQPRHSSIGFTPLAQQLDAWSAASPSKTPRRPVTPGRSLAQAPETLSLAAGTPRLEESPLRSTYFEDEMTVRADMDAQDEIEAAIDAEIAAAADTEDPEFDDLMVTDEDMALAAEANEMSLMEPEELDEIVNTSNSFDDTLSEASQEYGDENEMPVDPALSISDASVPPTTPNRVLAREFHTVTKVPLKGADDSTPRPKKKRAASISRLPVSRPSLNRSATVISYSPSRNQQADEDEAQEHEKKNDENDENEPKSVPVTPAKSDVWSALGTPARTPRRDLNPGLLRGAVVFVDVHTTEGADASGIFVELLTQMGARCVKTWTWNPSATGNSDASKIGITHVVYKDGGKRTMEKVRESNGVVQCVGVSWVLDCERENEWLDEAPYYIDTSLVPRGGARRRKSMEPKALSNQNGMLVPTPVKAGRDAKTAPNTPMNRRDSTVWMHTPSDEADDDDDWQGLISPVPVTPAPETLARYAAETPSTPTDYDSSPTKTLLMQTCPPKQNTFAQMGDGILNRDKDESVMQRLMAARRKSLQFAPKIGSPLAKAWK; encoded by the exons ATGGAGCCCCAATCGCCCCCTAAGCGCATCACGCGTTCCAGAGCCGCAAAAGTTGGCGACATCACCACGACGAGTACCAAAACCACACGAATCGTCACTGCTGCAGCCAAAGCCAAGGCTACTGCCACTACCACTTCTACTGCTCCTCCGCGGTCCACCTCGACCAAGCGAAAGACCCGAgccgacgatgtcgaggaggaagaacaCGACCAACAATCACAACAATCAGAGCCTGCACCTCGTGCCACCAGACCCACGAGGGGCCGCCCGAGGAAGATCACAGAAGATACTGCAGAGCCAGTCgcatcttcgtcatcgtcatcgtcgagcgTCGCCCCCGGCAGGGCGACGCGTGcacgagctgctgctcgcaAGGTTTCCACCACGGAGCCTGCCGCCCCCAAGGAAGAGCCTGTGAAGCCTACTCGCGGCCGGCCCAGAAAGGCGGCAACTGAAGACGTTCCCGCCAAGGATGCGGAACCGGTGAAGAGGACCGCGCGGACTCGCGCAGCACCAGTCACAACATCAAAGCCCGCCGTCAAGAAGACGGTAACATTCCAAGAACCCGAAAAGGAAAACATCGCTCCTGACGCAAGCAAGAAGACGACCGACAAGTCCGCAACTGCCACCGGCCTGCGAGCCAGACCTGTGCGAAAGCCCCCCGTGCCCAAAGCTCCCAGGTCTATCAAggtcgccgctgccgctgccgctgccggtgccGCATCGACATCGAAGCCCGAGAAGACTCCCCTGAGCCCTAAGAAGGTCACACAGGTGCCCATGCCTCGCGATTgctccgaggacgagctggccGGGCCCGACACCCCCCCGAGACCCATGATGAAGAGTCCTACGAAGCTTCCTGCCAGTGCTCTCGCATCTTCCCACAAGCTTAACTTGTTGCCCGTCGAAAAGTCAACCGACACGGAGGAGCatgctgacgacgacgagaacggcgccAAGTCAGAGACACAAGAGGACAAAACCACGCATGCTCTGGCCTCGCCTGCCAAGAGGCTGCCTGCTTCGCCCTACAGAGATTCGATGAAGTCCCCAGCCAAGCGCGCTGAAGGAGTCTCGCTGTTGAAGCCCGGTTGTGGTGTGAACTCTGGTGGCGAAGGCGTTTCCGCCTCGCCCCTGAAGGCCTCTCTCCTTCAGTCTCCCGCCAAGCGCCCCCAGTCTGCCATGAAGCCCTTTTCTTTGATGCCGACCAAtgagggagagaagaaggtcTCCAACTTCAAGGCGTCGCTGCTCCAATCACCCGCAAAGCGCCCGTTGTCTCCGATCAAGGGCATGAAGCCCTTGGAGACGTCGGAGCAAATCCACTCCCCGGCCACAAAGCCTCTGCTCTTGTCGACACCGACGGCTCTGCGCCCGGTCAAGCGATCTTCCGAGAAGCTCATGGCCGAGGAGTCGAACGCTCAGtatgacgaggaagatgatgagTTGGACGAAGTCGCAGAGGCCATGCTCAATGAATCTATCCACCTGGAAGAGCCCATGCAATTCCCTGGCCGTCTTTCGGCCGTTCTCCCCAGACACGCCGATCCTGCTCTGAAAAAGAACATGCCGGTTTTCGAGGCGGCCAAGCAGCAGGCGGAGCAGGTCGAACAGGCTGCCGAGTCTGATGTGTTCACCGATGCCACGACTGAGGATGTGCAGGGACTCGACGCAGAGCCTATGGTGCTTGATGACGAGCCGGAGTTCCAGCCGCAATCCGAACAATCCGTCCAGGCACCTCAGCTTAGCCTCGACGCGCCTAGCGGTCTCTTTGGCCTCCGTCAGAAGGATATGGACCCCTTTCACAGCACTGACTCCGATTCAGACGATGAGCTTGCCAACAGTCCCCGCGTCTCGGCAGCTCACAACTTGGTCCCCGCCACCCCGACTCCTGCCAACTCCCGCCGAAGCCTTGCCCAGCCAAGACACTCCAGCATCGGCTTCACCCCTCTTGCGCAGCAGCTCGATGCTTGGTCTGCTGCCAGCCCCTCCAAGACACCCAGGCGACCCGTCACCCCGGGACGCTCTTTGGCTCAGGCACCTGAGACATTGAGTCTGGCTGCTGGAACCCCTCGTCTTGAGGAATCTCCTCTCCGAAGCACCTACTTCGAGGATGAGATGACCGTGCGAGCAGACATGGACGCGCAAGACGAAATCGAGGCTGCCATCGATGCCGagattgccgccgccgcggacaCCGAGGATCCCGAATTTGATGATCTCATGGTCACTGACGAAGACATGGCTCTGGCCGCTGAGGCTAACGAGATGTCCTTGATGgagcccgaggagctggacgagatcGTCAACACTTCCAACAGCTTCGACGACACTCTATCTGAGGCCAGCCAAGAGTACGGCGACGAAAATGAGATGCCCGTCGACCCTGCTTTGTCCATTAGCGACGCTTCGGTCCCGCCCACCACACCCAACCGTGTTCTGGCGCGCGAGTTCCACACCGTCACCAAAGTTCCTCTTAAGGGCGCGGATGACTCAACCCCGCGCCCAAAGAAGAAGCGCGCGGCAAGCATTTCTCGTCTCCCAGTCAGCCGCCCAAGCCTTAACAGAAGCGCCACAGTCATCTCTTATTCGCCTAGCAGGAACCAGCAGgccgatgaagatgaagcccAGGAGCACGAAAAGAAGAAtgacgagaacgacgagaacgagcCCAAGTCAGTGCCCGTCACGCCTGCCAAGTCGGATGTCTGGTCGGCTCTGGGAACACCAGCTCGCACTCCCCGCAGAGACCTCAACCCCGGTCTTCTCCGCGGTGCCGTCGTGTTTGTCGATGTTCACACCACCGAGGGTGCGGACGCCAGTGGTATCTTTGTCGAACTCCTCACTCAGATGGGAGCTCGTTGCGTCAAGACCTGGACGTGGAACCCCAGTGCCACTGGCAACTCGGATGCCTCAAAGATTGGCATTACCCATGTTGTTTACAAGGATGGCGGCAAGCGCACGATGGAGAAGGTTAGAGAGTCGAACGGCGTGGTACAGTGCGTCGGTGTGAGCTGGGTTCTCGA CTGTGAACGCGAGAACGAATGGCTCGATGAGGCACCGTACTACATCGACACGTCGTTGgttcctcgaggaggcgcgcgccgccgcaagAGCATGGAGCCCAAGGCTCTGTCTAACCAGAACGGCATGCTCGTTCCCACTCCCGTCAAGGCCGGTCGTGACGCCAAGACGGCGCCCAACACGCCCATGAACCGACGTGACAGCACTGTTTGGATGCACACCCcctcggacgaggccgacgatgatgatgactgGCAGGGCCTGATCTCCCCTGTCCCCGTCACGCCTGCGCCCGAGACACTTGCTCGCTATGCGGCCGAGACGCCTTCGACGCCGACTGACTACGACTCGTCTCCGACCAAGACACTGCTGATGCAGACTTGTCCGCCCAAGCAGAACACTTTTGCCCAGATGGGCGACGGTATCCTCAACAGGGACAAGGACGAGAGCGTCATGCAGCGGTTAATGGCGGCTCGTAGAAAGAGCCTGCAGTTTGCGCCCAAGATTGGTAGCCCGTTGGCCAAGGCCTGGAAATAA
- a CDS encoding Putative sulfatase, alkaline-phosphatase-like, core domain superfamily, with product MRLDSRFGHSPLGLENGNLAQSKAPPRPWTRLSVFGLGSRLSNPRFVFSLAALAVLAAKVIHISSHLSALPTVHLVRWGYSFFAQDMLLLILLRLLLGGWLSSPARGEGLLRRTATLAGWFLVAFVTGLNVIDVCFFAVAGAEIHWQNIGVAGDAAGRALLLTGLVSSALVICVLALLAWLLKDVLFVAVGLQADILCWPLAVVARGCHFCSSRPQSPQIATYFKIPQQDAKYHPEVEDDHVRQGFNLSGGWEGVKDWPWVWIFWVAAYLVAGVALLAQAILCTLRPHESSLTFMSWTPALLPFIDFKNSSPSLEKLIPHYNSGINRHWDNRTALQDPIPFPWLPKDSIPHGFEDWYNNKSHYNAAADPLRISNLDHDLLPQLRKLKDVPIRHIVTIVLESTRKDVFPIKDDGINEARLKESWDGGKMPQDALERLRTLTPVASFLTGDHDDGFDHQGKEEKSRGGLNCNDAYTTSTYTLKSLVGILCGITPLVADFNLEYQHHIYQPCLPHIFEALDTLDKGDAPGFASYKWKSSFMQSVTLNFDNFGELMKKIGFPADNLIDSVYLRSKSAKFGPVDLKNVNYFGMEETPLEDYIRDQFKSARQFNERVFLTHVTSTSHHPYGMPEGEKYVPLGRGLDDLSHYINAIGYDDRWLGKILNTLDELDVANETLVVLVGDHGLSIPENDILASYYNPNVGSNHVPLVFSHPRLPPITIDDAVSSQQILPTVLDLLIETGSLARPASQAARDLLENYEGQSLIRPVHKARSGNAGQDTTQPPTYAADAAPLEVGNWQFTIINPGRAMLGVRDARRRSWRLVVPVVDNVEWHFTDVATDPREADPVLGFDFAGFLAKVEQSHGEDAARWAEEAAFVARWWVEENSRRWRYGPYAAY from the coding sequence ATGCGTCTTGATTCTCGATTCGGCCACTCACCGCTGGGCCTCGAAAACGGCAACTTGGCCCAGAGCAAGGCTCCACCGAGGCCCTGGACTCGACTGTCGGTGTTTGGCCTGGGCTCGCGCCTCTCCAACCCTCGCTTCGTCTTCAGCCTGGCTGcgctcgccgtcctggcTGCCAAAGTGATCCATATCAGCAGTCACCTGTCGGCTTTGCCTACGGTTCACCTGGTGCGATGGGGGTATTCGTTTTTCGCTCAGGATATGCTCCTGCTGATTCTCCTGCGGCTGCTTTTGGGGGGCTGGCTCTCTTCCCCCGCCCGCGGCGAAGGCTTGCTGCGACGCACGGCGACCCTTGCGGGTTGGTTCCTTGTCGCTTTCGTTACTGGCCTGAACGTCATCGACGTTTGCTTCTTTGCCGTGGCTGGTGCTGAGATCCATTGGCAAAACATTGGGGTTGCGGGTGATGCCGCGGGTCGCGCTCTCCTCCTAACGGGTCTAGTCTCCTCGGCACTGGTCATCTGTGTTCTGGCTCTTCTGGCCTGGCTTCTCAAGGACGTTCTGTTCGTCGCCGTAGGTCTACAGGCGGATATCCTGTGCTGGCCTCTGGCGGTTGTCGCACGTGGTTGTCACTTCTGCAGTTCCCGGCCCCAGTCACCCCAAATCGCGACGTACTTCAAGATCCCGCAACAGGATGCCAAGTACCATCCCGAGGTGGAGGACGATCACGTGCGGCAGGGGTTCAACCTCTCCGGAGGCTGGGAGGGTGTGAAGGACTGGCCCTGGGTATGGATCTTTTGGGTCGCCGCGTACCTTGTGGCCGGTGTTGCGCTCCTCGCCCAGGCTATCCTATGCACCCTCCGTCCCCACGAGAGCTCTCTGACCTTTATGTCCTGGACTCCAGCACTGCTTCCCTTCATTGACTTCAAGAACTCGTCTCCGAGTCTCGAAAAGCTCATTCCCCACTACAACTCCGGAATCAACCGCCATTGGGATAACCGGACGGCGCTCCAAGACCCGATCCCCTTCCCCTGGCTGCCAAAGGATTCCATTCCCCATGGCTTCGAGGATTGGTACAACAACAAATCACACTacaatgccgccgccgatcccCTGAGAATCTCGAACCTGGACCACGATTTGCTTCCTCAACTGCGCAAGCTGAAGGATGTACCGATACGCCACATCGTCACTATCGTACTTGAGAGTACGAGGAAAGACGTTTTCCCCATCAAAGACGACGGGATCAACGAAGCCCGGCTGAAAGAGTCCTGGGATGGTGGCAAGATGCCTCAAGACGCACTTGAGCGACTCAGGACCTTGACGCCGGTGGCCAGCTTCTTGACGGGtgaccacgacgacggatTTGACCATCAgggaaaggaggagaagagcaGGGGCGGTCTCAACTGCAACGACGCATACACGACTTCGACGTACACCCTCAAGAGCCTTGTGGGCATCCTCTGTGGCATCACGCCTCTGGTGGCCGACTTCAACCTCGAGTATCAGCACCACATCTATCAGCCGTGCTTGCCACACATTTTCGAGGCCCTCGATACCCTCGACAAAGGCGATGCGCCTGGCTTTGCCTCGTACAAGTGGAAGTCGTCGTTCATGCAATCCGTCACATTGAACTTTGACAACTTTGGTGAAttgatgaagaagatcgGATTTCCCGCGGACAACCTCATAGACAGCGTGTACCTGAGGAGCAAGTCAGCCAAGTTTGGCCCGGTCGACCTGAAGAACGTCAACTACTTCGGCATGGAGGAAACCCCTCTCGAAGACTACATCCGGGACCAGTTCAAATCAGCCAGGCAGTTCAACGAGCGGGTGTTTCTCACGCACGTCACGAGCACAAGCCACCACCCGTACGGGATGCCCGAAGGCGAGAAATATGTACCGCTGGGGAGGGGCCTGGACGACCTCTCACACTACATCAACGCCATTGGGTACGACGATCGCTGGCTCGGCAAGATACTCAACACGCTAGATGAGCTCGACGTGGCGAACGAGACACttgtggtgttggtgggagACCACGGCTTATCGATCCCGGAGAACGACATCCTAGCATCGTATTACAACCCGAACGTCGGAAGCAACCACGTTCCCTTGGTCTTCTCCCATCCCAGGCTGCcccccatcaccatcgacgatgccgtctcGTCTCAGCAGATCCTGCCGACGGTGCTGGACCTCCTCATCGAGACGGGCTCGTTAGCAAGGCCGGCCAGCCAGGCCGCGAGAGACCTTCTTGAGAACTACGAGGGGCAGTCGCTCATCCGGCCTGTGCACAAAGCTCGGTCGGGAAACGCGGGCCAGGATACCACCCAGCCGCCCACgtacgccgccgacgccgcgccGCTCGAAGTCGGGAACTGGCAGttcaccatcatcaacccgGGCCGCGCGATGCTGGGAGTCCGCGACGCGCGCCGCAGGTCCTGGAGGCTGGTCGTCCCCGTCGTGGACAACGTCGAGTGGCACTTCACGGATGTCGCGACGGACCCGCGCGAGGCGGACCCCGTGCTCGGGTTCGACTTCGCCGGGTTtctcgccaaggtcgagcaGAGCCacggcgaggatgccgcGCGGTGGGCCGAGGAAGCGGCGTTCGTGGCGCGGTGGTGGGTTGAAGAGAACAGCAGACGATGGCGCTACGGACCATACGCGGCTTACTGA
- a CDS encoding Putative heterokaryon incompatibility: MSLASDFPRIEMQQASPFCRRFADDIRGRRNQPDPDSGIAERSPPYHALSYVWGDPTPTATVDLDGSPLPIGSNLNGALLRLRQNGVVAWLWVDAICIDQNNHEERSWQAAQMRDIFAQASLVYIWLGADYNNSELVLDTTQRIGQDALDAGILDLWDDWPFRLDTGSENVGDDKALSFLAELLNDEALRCPDLSKAIMDLLGRANWFRSWITQELALPRTGLILCGSRHVSLDALDAALSAVYFAKVGRFARQLPKWRDFGAGLGNNAFHIRGLVARRQHRRGQGADLAEFLLADLRSAPDRPFYAATDARDVIFGLLDIAADTAHLQLCPDYSKTVAQVYTMATKAMIERWVEIYPISYRNYFRSSGDRLQPPVTDTNDPYGRILRRRGCLVDTVSAVLVIEPSNHGTVTLAAALASQDLISRTCVSILEFAEPNLKVGAPETALWRTLVGGWMGDTRCGSEFDALAPKAFRQEPVPVSSLTGEQLAYIFRNTYPYPLDSKQVTDSELQALVDAFCDRIVGNAASRSGGKTLFVTAGGKFRLGPENVMRDDAVTILFGTQVPIILRPSGECFTYLGDAYVDQVMDGEFMTGCPVEDDFDIM, encoded by the exons ATGAGCTTGGCCTCCGACTTTCCCCGCATAGAGATGCAGCAAGCATCGCCGTTTTGCCGTAGATTTGCGGATGACATAAGA GGACGACGCAATCAACCTGACCCTGACTCGGGCATTGCTGAACGATCCCCCCCGTATCACGCCTTATCTTATGTCTGGGGGGACCCGACACCCACTGCAACGGTCGACCTCGATGGAAGCCCATTGCCCATCGGAAGCAATCTCAATggtgcccttcttcgtctGCGCCAGAACGGGGTAGTGGCCTGGTTATGGGTAGATGCTATCTGTATCGACCAGAACAATCACGAGGAGAGGAGCTGGCAGGCGGCTCAGATGCGCGATATCTTCGCCCAGGCCAGTTTAGTCTACATCTGGCTTGGGGCCGATTACAACAACAGCGAACTTGTCCTGGATACAACGCAACGCATCGGTCAAGACGCTCTAGACGCTGGCATTCTCGACTTGTGGGATGACTGGCCGTTCCGGCTGGACACAGGGTCCGAAAATGTGGGAGACGACAAGGCTCTCTCGTTCCTGGCCGAGCTGTTGAACGACGAAGCACTCCGGTGCCCCGACTTGTCAAAGGCCATAATGGACCTCCTGGGCCGCGCAAACTGGTTCCGGTCCTGGATCACGCAGGAGCTCGCCCTTCCTCGCACCGGCCTCATCCTATGCGGCTCTCGGCACGTCTCCCTCGACGCTCTCGACGCGGCCCTGAGTGCCGTCTACTTCGCCAAAGTCGGCCGCTTCGCCAGACAGCTTCCGAAATGGCGGGACTTTGGTGCGGGCCTCGGGAACAACGCCTTTCACATCCGCGGCTTGGTCGCGCGCCGTCAGCATCGACGGGGCCAGGGCGCCGAtctcgccgagttcctccTGGCAGACCTCCGGAGCGCGCCCGACAGGCCATTCTACGCCGCCACTGATGCCCGCGACGTCATATTTGGGTTGCTAGACATTGCTGCCGACACGGCTCATCTACAACTGTGCCCAGACTACAGCAAGACGGTTGCTCAGGTGTACACTATGGCCACGAAGGCCATGATCGAGCGAT GGGTAGAGATTTACCCCATCAGCTATCGGAACTACTTCAGGAGCTCGGGAGACAGGCTCCAGCCGCCGGTCACTGATACCAATGACCCATATGGAAGGATACTCCGTCGGCGCGGATGCCTCGTCGATACAGTGTCCGCCGTACTCGTAATCGAGCCGTCCAACCATGGCACTGTGACGCTTGCGGCGGCCCTGGCCTCCCAAGACTTGATATCTCGCACTTGTGTGTCGATTCTAGAATTCGCCGAGCCCAATCTGAAAGTTGGTGCTCCAGAGACCGCACTCTGGCGCACCCTCGTGGGTGGTTGGATGGGCGATACAAGATGTGGCAGCGAATTCGACGCTCTCGCCCCCAAAGCATTCCGTCAAGAGCCGGTGCCAGTCTCGTCTCTCACCGGCGAACAGTTGGCATACATATTTCGCAACACTTATCCTTACCCACTCGATTCGAAACAGGTGACAGACTCGGAGCTTCAGGCTCTTGTGGACGCGTTTTGCGATAGGATAGTAGGCAACGCTGCATCAAGAAGCGGTGGGAAGACGCTATTTGTGACTGCGGGAGGCAAGTTTAGACTGGGTCCAGAGAATGTAATGAGAGACGACGCGGTGACCATCCTCTTTGGTACCCAAGTGCCGATAATCCTCCGACCTTCGGGAGAGTGTTTCACGTATTTGGGAGATGCTTACGTAGACCAGGTTATGGATGGCGAGTTCATGACAGGATGCCCGGTAGAGGACGACTTTGATATCATGTAA